From the Thomasclavelia ramosa DSM 1402 genome, the window CTCCAAATACAACTGCAACTAACTGAAAAATAATTTTTTCTTTCTTTATAAATGTTGTTCCGACAATAATACTAGCTAAGCCAATTACCATCATTCCTGTTCCACTGCTAATATCTGCAAAGCTTTGATGTTGGGCAAATACAGCACCACTCATAGCGACTAAGCCATTTGCTAATGCTAAACCTAAAATCTTCATTTTATCAGTATCAATAGAGCTTGCTCGAACCATATCTTCATTATCACCACAGGCTCTAAGTGATAATCCTAGCTGAGTTCTTAAGAAAAAATCTAAAATCACACAAATAACAATTACAATCAAATATATTAAAATAATTTTCCCATAAGGATCAAATGCAGTAAAACTGCTAAAAATAGTATTATTACCAAACAGTGATAAATTAGGAGTATCATTCATAATTGCTAAATTAATTGAATATAATCCAGTCATTGTTAAAATCCCAGATAAAAGCGGCATAATTTTGAATTTTGTAATTAATAGACCAGTAACTACCCCAGCTGCTGCACCAATCACAAATGAACCTATTAATCCTACATATGGCATTGAATTAATCGTAAACATCCCGCTAACAGCACATCCCAAAGCGAAACTTCCATCAACCGTTAAATCTGGCAAATTTAACACTTTATAACTGATATATAAACCAAGTGAGAGAATGGCAAAAATTCCTCCTAACTCCAGTGCTCCTAAAATAACCGTCTGATTCATAAAACTACTCCTTTATTTCTACATAT encodes:
- a CDS encoding ABC transporter permease, which produces MNQTVILGALELGGIFAILSLGLYISYKVLNLPDLTVDGSFALGCAVSGMFTINSMPYVGLIGSFVIGAAAGVVTGLLITKFKIMPLLSGILTMTGLYSINLAIMNDTPNLSLFGNNTIFSSFTAFDPYGKIILIYLIVIVICVILDFFLRTQLGLSLRACGDNEDMVRASSIDTDKMKILGLALANGLVAMSGAVFAQHQSFADISSGTGMMVIGLASIIVGTTFIKKEKIIFQLVAVVFGAIFYRAVLTVALQLGLPSGYLKLLSAVLVIVAIASTNGAFRSKKRGRN